One stretch of Lysobacterales bacterium DNA includes these proteins:
- a CDS encoding RHS repeat-associated core domain-containing protein produces MDRVGGRDVATYAHNARGERVHKSAPKAGSATLFVYAEGGQLLGEYDGDGNVLQEYAWLDALPVAVLKKGGPYPIEPDHLGTPRRAIAAELDRAVWAWDLQGPAFGTHPANDDPDADGQPFPLNLRFPGQYLDAESGLHYNYFRDYDPATGRYVESDPVGLRGGVSMFGYVGNAPIRYSDPLGLCACKARTQTKRYAEDPLEVPRQWWPPGAKQVTITCQYDCVDRAGNRSVVTASHVATWWTKQGEGQVFLCIGVPVQEHFSTFNNWYVYSPMDPESFDPRGSSSSELRDWGRRHCKCSSD; encoded by the coding sequence ATGGACCGCGTCGGCGGCCGCGACGTCGCCACCTACGCGCACAACGCGCGCGGTGAGCGCGTGCACAAGTCGGCGCCGAAGGCAGGCAGCGCGACGCTGTTCGTGTACGCCGAAGGCGGCCAACTGCTCGGTGAGTACGACGGCGACGGCAACGTGCTGCAGGAATACGCCTGGCTCGACGCGCTGCCGGTGGCGGTGCTGAAGAAGGGCGGCCCGTACCCGATCGAACCCGATCACCTCGGCACCCCGCGCCGCGCCATCGCCGCAGAACTGGATCGCGCCGTCTGGGCCTGGGACCTGCAAGGCCCCGCCTTCGGCACCCACCCCGCCAACGACGACCCCGACGCCGACGGCCAACCCTTCCCCCTGAACCTGCGCTTCCCCGGCCAATACCTGGACGCCGAGTCCGGCCTCCACTACAACTACTTCCGCGACTACGACCCGGCGACGGGGCGGTATGTGGAGAGTGATCCGGTGGGGTTGAGGGGTGGGGTGAGTATGTTTGGCTATGTGGGTAATGCGCCGATTAGGTATTCGGACCCGCTGGGGCTGTGCGCTTGCAAGGCAAGAACACAGACCAAGAGATATGCGGAGGATCCTCTTGAAGTGCCGAGGCAATGGTGGCCACCGGGCGCGAAGCAAGTGACGATCACATGCCAATACGACTGCGTTGATCGGGCGGGCAATCGCTCTGTTGTGACTGCGAGTCACGTGGCGACTTGGTGGACGAAGCAAGGCGAGGGGCAGGTGTTTTTGTGCATTGGAGTGCCGGTCCAAGAGCATTTCAGTACCTTCAACAACTGGTATGTCTATTCGCCAATGGACCCCGAGTCATTCGATCCGCGCGGTTCAAGTTCATCAGAGCTTCGGGATTGGGGACGGAGGCACTGCAAATGCAGCAGCGACTGA